In Dehalococcoidia bacterium, a genomic segment contains:
- a CDS encoding aspartate-semialdehyde dehydrogenase, translating into MQACNIAVLGATGAVGRVFLSLLEQRRFPVRSLRLFASARSAGQRVRVLGQECIVEEPTPQALQGVDIVFISASGEVSRRWAPLAVQAGALVIDDSSVFRMDPHVPLVIPEVNADDLASHRGIISIPNCSTTALVMAIYPIHRVNPIQRIVVDTYQSVSGTGRAAMEELREQTRALLNGEEHPPRVYPQRIAFNLFPHIDAFLDNGYTKEEWKMVEETRKIMHAPDLRISATCVRVPVFLCHSEAVHLELTYPMSPEEAREVLSAFPGVEVLDEPKAGRYPTPLLGEGRDPVYVGRIRRDASHPRGLALWVVSDNLRKGAALNALQIAETVLQRNLLPTAGRR; encoded by the coding sequence GTGCAAGCCTGTAACATCGCTGTCCTGGGCGCAACCGGAGCCGTTGGGCGCGTCTTCCTCTCCCTCCTAGAACAGCGACGTTTTCCTGTCCGCTCCCTGCGCCTGTTCGCCTCGGCCCGCTCCGCCGGCCAGCGGGTGCGCGTCCTGGGGCAGGAGTGCATTGTGGAGGAGCCTACCCCCCAGGCCCTTCAGGGGGTGGACATTGTGTTCATCTCCGCTTCGGGGGAGGTGAGCCGCCGCTGGGCACCTCTCGCTGTCCAGGCAGGAGCGCTAGTAATTGACGATTCCTCCGTCTTCCGCATGGACCCTCACGTGCCCTTGGTCATCCCGGAGGTGAACGCTGACGACCTGGCCTCTCATCGGGGTATTATTTCCATCCCCAACTGCTCCACCACGGCGCTGGTGATGGCCATCTATCCCATCCATCGTGTCAACCCCATTCAGCGCATCGTTGTGGACACCTATCAGTCGGTCTCCGGGACGGGGCGGGCGGCCATGGAGGAACTGCGGGAGCAGACCCGCGCCCTCTTGAACGGCGAAGAGCATCCTCCCCGGGTGTATCCCCAGCGCATCGCTTTCAACCTGTTCCCCCACATTGACGCCTTTTTGGATAACGGCTATACCAAAGAGGAGTGGAAGATGGTGGAGGAGACGCGCAAGATTATGCACGCCCCAGATCTGCGCATCTCCGCCACCTGTGTGCGGGTGCCTGTGTTCCTGTGCCACAGTGAAGCGGTGCACCTGGAGTTGACCTACCCCATGTCCCCCGAGGAGGCGCGGGAGGTGCTCTCCGCTTTCCCCGGGGTAGAAGTGCTGGATGAGCCGAAGGCGGGGCGCTACCCCACACCCCTTCTCGGCGAGGGGCGCGACCCTGTTTATGTGGGGCGCATCCGGCGGGATGCCTCCCATCCACGGGGGCTAGCCCTGTGGGTGGTGTCTGACAACCTCCGCAAGGGGGCGGCTTTGAATGCCCTGCAGATCGCCGAAACGGTGCTCCAGCGCAACCTGCTCCCCACCGCAGGAAGGAGGTAG
- the dapB gene encoding 4-hydroxy-tetrahydrodipicolinate reductase, with the protein MSSQPAPLRVIVHGVSGRMGQEVLRALARTPDLLPVGGVHRRASADTLPLPEGRGVILLAPTLEALLGRVHAHVVVDFTTAEACLQAARVALGRGLHFVTGTTGLTQDHLGEMDRLARQHGVGVIVAPNFAVGAVLLIHLSRLVGRYFDYADVIEAHHEAKIDAPSGTALAIARALAEGRGSPFTRPTPEKEPLPGSRGADLHGVGIHALRMQGRLAHHEVILGTAGQTLSLRHDTISRECYIPGVLLALRRVHAYKGLVYGLDKVMGLP; encoded by the coding sequence ATGAGTAGCCAGCCAGCGCCCCTACGCGTCATTGTGCACGGCGTGTCGGGGCGTATGGGGCAAGAGGTGCTCCGCGCTTTGGCGCGCACGCCTGACCTCCTCCCTGTGGGGGGTGTGCACCGAAGGGCCTCGGCTGATACTCTCCCATTGCCCGAAGGCAGGGGAGTTATCCTTCTGGCTCCCACGTTGGAGGCCTTGCTGGGGCGGGTGCACGCCCATGTAGTGGTGGACTTCACCACGGCCGAGGCATGCCTTCAGGCGGCGCGGGTGGCGCTGGGGCGGGGCCTGCACTTCGTTACGGGCACAACAGGCCTTACCCAAGACCATCTGGGGGAGATGGACCGCCTGGCGCGGCAGCACGGGGTGGGGGTGATTGTGGCACCCAACTTCGCCGTGGGGGCGGTGCTTCTTATTCATCTGTCCCGCCTGGTGGGGAGATATTTTGACTACGCCGATGTGATTGAGGCCCACCACGAGGCCAAGATTGACGCCCCCTCGGGCACCGCTTTGGCCATCGCCCGCGCATTGGCAGAGGGGCGGGGTTCCCCCTTTACCCGCCCCACACCCGAGAAGGAGCCCTTGCCGGGGAGCCGCGGAGCAGACCTGCACGGAGTAGGTATTCACGCCCTGCGGATGCAAGGGCGGCTGGCCCACCACGAGGTCATTTTGGGCACGGCCGGGCAGACGCTCTCCCTGCGCCACGACACCATCAGCAGGGAGTGCTATATACCAGGGGTGCTTTTGGCCCTGCGCCGAGTGCATGCATATAAAGGGCTTGTCTACGGCCTTGACAAGGTGATGGGGCTACCCTAG
- the secF gene encoding protein translocase subunit SecF, which produces MDFVSKRWWYFGFSALVILAGIVSMLIPPAFRVGIEFTGGSALSITFDQPVSQSSLRDVLTALGHPEAVIQRTGERSFLVRTAFLKEGRPAQGDQPAVPSESETIRQALAERLAPITAMEIASVSPIVAGETVQRAIIAVAVAAVVILFYIWFAFRRVQKAWRMGVAAVIALIHDVLVTLGLFSLLGKFFNVEVNAMFITAALTVVGYSVHDTIVVFDRIRENASKGVARDLEGVVNFSIAETLGRSLNTSLTTLLALLALLLLGGPTIRSFLLAMAIGIITGTYSSIFTAAQILVAWERGEWRGPFRARRGVAVAAKPSGA; this is translated from the coding sequence GTGGATTTCGTCAGCAAGCGCTGGTGGTATTTCGGATTCTCCGCTCTGGTCATTTTGGCGGGCATTGTGTCCATGCTGATACCCCCGGCCTTCCGAGTGGGCATAGAGTTTACGGGAGGCTCGGCCCTGTCCATCACTTTTGATCAGCCCGTCAGCCAGTCGTCGCTCCGGGATGTGCTGACCGCGTTGGGACACCCAGAGGCGGTGATTCAACGCACCGGTGAGCGCTCCTTCCTGGTACGGACAGCTTTCTTGAAAGAAGGTCGTCCTGCCCAGGGCGACCAGCCTGCCGTCCCCTCCGAGTCGGAAACCATCCGTCAGGCCTTGGCGGAACGCTTGGCTCCCATAACTGCCATGGAGATAGCGTCGGTGTCCCCCATTGTAGCGGGGGAGACGGTGCAACGGGCCATTATCGCCGTGGCGGTGGCAGCGGTGGTCATCCTGTTTTACATCTGGTTCGCCTTCCGCCGGGTGCAGAAGGCGTGGCGCATGGGCGTGGCGGCGGTCATCGCCCTCATTCACGATGTCCTGGTAACCCTGGGGCTGTTCTCGCTTTTGGGCAAGTTCTTCAATGTGGAAGTGAACGCCATGTTCATCACGGCGGCTCTCACTGTGGTGGGCTACAGCGTGCACGACACCATCGTGGTGTTTGACCGCATCCGGGAGAACGCCAGCAAGGGGGTGGCGAGAGATTTGGAGGGAGTGGTGAACTTCAGTATCGCCGAGACCCTAGGGCGTTCGCTGAACACTAGCCTGACCACTCTGCTGGCCTTGCTGGCCCTCCTGTTGCTCGGCGGGCCGACCATACGCTCCTTCCTGCTGGCCATGGCCATTGGAATTATTACGGGGACCTATTCCTCCATTTTCACCGCTGCCCAAATTCTGGTGGCCTGGGAGCGGGGGGAGTGGCGGGGTCCCTTTAGGGCGCGGCGGGGGGTGGCTGTGGCGGCTAAGCCTAGTGGGGCGTAG
- a CDS encoding HD domain-containing protein — protein sequence MGNTPVALLRRLQEWFGSRPQVGVYLVGGFLRDVLLGRPSHDLDLAIQGDAVGLARCLAADLGATFVLLDEANGVARLVWHGDGARWEIDLARLQGESVIADLGRRDFTVDAMAVPLSAAQGEPSQWPVLDPFGGRGDLQRRRLRLVAPSAFQDDPVRLWRAVRLSAQLGFTLDEQTVDAAQAHAALVVTVAPERVRDEFLKVMALPGSTDHLLLADRLGVLCQTIPELGEGKGVAQPPEHAYDVFHHNLATPGQLERVLSPSARAHDPVVSVVPWQEGLDGYFAEEVGDGHTRATLLKVACLLHDIAKPACKSVEPTGRIRFLGHQTLGAEMAEGILRRLRCSGKGIALVRTAVQHHLRPSHLAPKGQMPSPRAVYRYFRDTGTEGIGILYLAMADFLAARGPNLVWDDWNAYCATIGYALQEGTRQPLQTLPKLVDGYDIMAVFGLSPGPHLRPLLEAVREAQATGTVRTRQEALALVARLLETGVPSTRRDDSPAREEDT from the coding sequence TTGGGCAACACTCCCGTGGCCCTTTTGCGACGGCTTCAAGAGTGGTTCGGTTCTCGTCCCCAGGTAGGGGTCTATCTGGTGGGGGGCTTCCTGCGGGATGTGCTCCTCGGCCGGCCCAGCCACGATCTAGACCTTGCCATTCAGGGTGATGCGGTAGGCCTTGCCCGATGCCTGGCGGCTGACTTGGGAGCCACCTTTGTTCTTCTAGACGAGGCTAACGGCGTCGCTCGGCTGGTTTGGCACGGGGACGGCGCACGCTGGGAGATAGATCTGGCGCGTCTGCAGGGGGAGAGCGTGATTGCCGACCTGGGGCGTCGGGACTTCACGGTGGACGCAATGGCCGTTCCCCTTTCTGCCGCCCAGGGGGAGCCGTCCCAATGGCCCGTCTTGGACCCCTTTGGCGGGCGGGGCGATCTGCAGCGCCGTCGCCTGCGCCTGGTTGCCCCTTCGGCCTTTCAGGATGACCCTGTGCGCCTTTGGCGTGCGGTGCGCTTGAGCGCCCAGTTGGGTTTCACCTTGGACGAGCAGACTGTTGATGCGGCGCAAGCCCACGCGGCCCTGGTGGTGACGGTTGCCCCCGAACGGGTTCGCGACGAGTTTTTGAAGGTTATGGCGTTGCCCGGCTCCACCGACCACCTTCTCCTGGCCGACCGTTTGGGGGTGCTGTGCCAGACTATCCCCGAACTGGGGGAAGGGAAGGGTGTCGCCCAGCCTCCCGAGCACGCCTACGATGTGTTCCACCATAACTTGGCGACGCCGGGCCAACTGGAACGGGTGCTTTCCCCGTCCGCGCGTGCCCACGACCCTGTGGTGTCCGTCGTCCCTTGGCAGGAGGGTCTGGATGGCTACTTCGCCGAGGAGGTGGGCGACGGCCACACCCGTGCTACCCTTCTCAAGGTCGCCTGCCTTCTCCACGACATCGCTAAGCCGGCGTGCAAAAGCGTAGAGCCAACGGGGCGCATCCGATTCCTCGGCCATCAGACCCTCGGGGCGGAGATGGCCGAGGGAATCCTCCGTCGGCTGCGCTGTAGTGGGAAAGGCATTGCCCTGGTGCGTACCGCTGTGCAGCACCATTTGCGCCCCAGCCACCTGGCTCCTAAGGGGCAGATGCCTTCGCCCCGTGCCGTGTATCGTTATTTCCGGGACACGGGAACGGAGGGGATCGGCATCCTTTACCTGGCCATGGCCGACTTTTTGGCCGCTCGCGGGCCAAACCTGGTTTGGGACGACTGGAACGCTTATTGCGCAACGATAGGCTATGCCCTTCAGGAGGGCACCCGCCAGCCGCTGCAAACCCTTCCCAAACTGGTGGATGGCTACGATATCATGGCGGTGTTCGGCTTATCGCCGGGGCCGCACTTGCGTCCCCTGTTGGAGGCGGTGCGGGAGGCCCAGGCGACGGGAACTGTGCGCACCCGCCAGGAGGCCCTGGCCCTGGTCGCCCGCCTGCTGGAGACGGGCGTGCCATCCACCCGTAGGGACGACTCCCCTGCACGCGAGGAGGACACGTGA
- the secD gene encoding protein translocase subunit SecD — translation MNRQDLRRLIIVLIVLALSAVVVAVPRWDLRLGGWRFERGGEGPLGLRLGLDLQGGVQLIYEADVPAPTPDQMEGVVRTIERRVNAFGVTEPVIQQMGSNRVLVQLPGLKEVEEAKRLIGETAKLEFKWRHFNPDGSWEDREVGLTGDDLARAYAGPHPNVPGLWVVNIEFNSRGAGIFEDLTRRIVGTNDQIAIFLDNQELVSPVARSVIVGGRAYIEGRDFTPQRARTIAIQLESGRLPVPVKIVQEQTVDATLGRDALEKSLVAGYIGTALVALFMLLYYRVPGLIAVVALAIYGVVALAIFKVIPVTMTLAGIAGFILSIGMAVDANVLVFERMKEELRAGRTLLAAIEAGFNRAWPSIRDSNISTFITCAILYWFGSRLAASLVVGFAVTLFIGVAVSMFSALFTSRTLLRLVALTPIGRVKRAFVPLAEPAAPQGIEPASRRA, via the coding sequence GTGAATCGCCAAGACCTGCGCCGTCTTATCATTGTGCTGATTGTCCTAGCCCTCTCTGCGGTGGTGGTGGCCGTTCCCCGCTGGGACTTGCGGCTTGGGGGGTGGCGCTTTGAACGCGGGGGAGAGGGCCCCTTGGGGCTGCGTCTGGGGCTGGACCTGCAGGGAGGGGTGCAACTGATCTACGAGGCCGATGTGCCGGCTCCCACCCCTGACCAGATGGAAGGGGTGGTCCGAACTATTGAGCGACGGGTCAACGCCTTCGGGGTCACGGAACCCGTCATCCAGCAGATGGGAAGCAACCGCGTGCTCGTGCAGTTGCCCGGCCTCAAGGAGGTAGAGGAGGCCAAGCGCCTCATCGGAGAGACAGCCAAACTGGAGTTCAAATGGCGCCACTTCAATCCCGACGGTTCCTGGGAAGACCGGGAGGTGGGCCTCACGGGGGATGACCTAGCCCGCGCCTACGCTGGCCCCCATCCCAATGTGCCCGGCCTGTGGGTGGTCAACATTGAGTTTAACAGTCGAGGGGCAGGCATTTTTGAAGACCTGACCCGCAGAATAGTTGGCACCAACGACCAGATCGCTATCTTCCTGGACAACCAAGAATTGGTGTCGCCCGTGGCGCGGAGCGTGATTGTGGGGGGGAGAGCCTACATAGAAGGTCGGGACTTCACGCCCCAACGGGCCCGCACCATCGCCATTCAGTTGGAATCGGGCCGCCTGCCCGTGCCCGTGAAAATTGTGCAGGAGCAGACGGTGGACGCCACCCTGGGGCGGGACGCCCTGGAGAAAAGCCTGGTGGCGGGCTATATTGGCACGGCTTTGGTGGCGTTATTTATGCTCCTATACTACCGCGTCCCCGGGTTGATCGCGGTGGTGGCGCTAGCCATCTACGGTGTGGTGGCCCTGGCCATCTTCAAAGTTATTCCCGTCACTATGACCTTGGCGGGAATTGCGGGGTTCATCCTGTCCATCGGGATGGCGGTGGACGCTAATGTGTTGGTGTTTGAGCGAATGAAGGAGGAGTTACGGGCGGGGCGGACCCTGCTGGCAGCCATTGAGGCCGGCTTCAACCGGGCGTGGCCCTCCATACGGGATAGTAACATCTCCACCTTTATCACCTGCGCCATCCTCTACTGGTTCGGGAGCCGGCTGGCGGCGAGTTTAGTGGTGGGGTTCGCTGTAACCCTGTTCATTGGGGTGGCGGTAAGTATGTTTAGCGCCCTGTTCACCAGCCGTACCCTGTTACGCCTGGTGGCACTGACCCCCATAGGCAGGGTGAAGCGCGCCTTCGTCCCATTGGCGGAGCCTGCCGCGCCACAAGGCATAGAGCCTGCAAGCAGGAGGGCGTAG
- the dapA gene encoding 4-hydroxy-tetrahydrodipicolinate synthase, producing MGETIGRLLTAMVTPFDDQGRVDYAQAKRLALALLDSGSDGVVVTGTTGESPTLSHEEKVRLWAEVKAAVGKRGQVVAGAGNYSTAESVELAKEAERCGVDAVMAVVPYYNKPPQEGLYQHFKAIANATHLPLILYNVPSRTSLNMTAETTLRLSHIDSIIGIKEASSDMDQIARIIDGARPGFRVWSGNDNETFYIMAMGGYGVISVASHLVGRQIRSMMGQLLEGNLERAAAEHRRLHPLFKVLFITANPIPVKWCLNRVGFRVGKPRLPLVEPDEKTAQQIEAVLKRYTIDLPIPAQV from the coding sequence ATGGGTGAGACCATCGGCAGGCTCCTGACAGCAATGGTAACCCCCTTTGACGACCAGGGAAGGGTAGATTATGCCCAGGCCAAGCGCCTGGCCCTTGCCCTGCTGGACTCCGGGAGCGATGGCGTGGTGGTAACGGGCACCACTGGTGAGTCCCCTACCCTCTCCCACGAGGAGAAGGTGCGCTTGTGGGCGGAGGTGAAGGCTGCGGTGGGCAAACGGGGACAGGTGGTGGCCGGGGCGGGCAACTACAGCACCGCCGAAAGCGTGGAGTTGGCTAAAGAGGCCGAACGGTGTGGGGTAGATGCGGTAATGGCCGTGGTGCCCTACTACAACAAGCCCCCCCAGGAAGGCCTCTATCAGCACTTCAAGGCCATCGCCAACGCCACCCATCTCCCCCTCATCCTCTACAATGTGCCCAGCCGCACCAGCCTGAACATGACGGCAGAGACCACCCTCCGCCTCAGCCACATCGACTCCATCATCGGTATCAAAGAGGCGTCCTCGGATATGGACCAGATCGCCCGCATCATAGACGGGGCCCGCCCTGGCTTCCGTGTATGGAGTGGAAACGACAACGAGACCTTCTACATCATGGCTATGGGGGGCTACGGAGTGATAAGTGTGGCCTCTCACTTGGTGGGGCGACAAATTCGGTCCATGATGGGCCAGTTGCTAGAGGGTAATCTGGAGCGGGCCGCCGCTGAGCACCGCCGTCTGCATCCCCTGTTCAAGGTGCTCTTCATCACCGCCAACCCCATCCCCGTCAAGTGGTGTTTGAACCGCGTCGGGTTCCGTGTGGGCAAGCCCCGCCTGCCCCTGGTGGAGCCCGACGAGAAGACCGCCCAGCAGATTGAGGCGGTGCTAAAGCGTTACACCATAGACTTGCCCATACCCGCCCAGGTTTAG
- a CDS encoding adenine nucleotide alpha hydrolase yields MVEKVIMSWSGGKDSTLALYYLLRDPRYRVVGLLTTFTQGYERVSMSGIRFPLLQAQAQAIGLPLRPVWIPQDASNDTYEGAMRQALNTLTQEGVRIAAFGDLFLEDVRAYRERMLDQIGWHALFPLWKRPTPLVAQEVLSLGFKAIVVCVDTQVLPPSFAGREFDQNLLADLPPGVDPCGENGEFHTFVYQGPLFRHPVLFTPGQRVVRGRWAYCDLVPEQAPTG; encoded by the coding sequence ATGGTTGAGAAGGTCATAATGTCGTGGAGTGGGGGGAAGGACAGCACCCTCGCCCTGTACTATTTGCTCCGTGACCCCCGCTACCGGGTGGTAGGCCTTTTGACCACCTTTACCCAGGGCTACGAGCGGGTGAGCATGAGCGGCATCCGCTTCCCTCTCTTACAGGCCCAGGCACAGGCGATAGGTCTCCCCCTGCGACCGGTCTGGATCCCCCAGGATGCTTCCAACGACACCTATGAAGGGGCCATGCGTCAGGCGTTGAACACCCTCACCCAGGAGGGGGTGAGGATAGCCGCCTTTGGCGACCTGTTTCTCGAAGATGTTCGCGCCTATCGGGAGCGGATGCTAGACCAGATCGGCTGGCATGCCCTCTTCCCCCTCTGGAAGCGCCCCACCCCCCTCGTAGCCCAGGAGGTGTTGAGCCTGGGCTTCAAAGCCATTGTGGTATGCGTGGATACCCAGGTCTTGCCACCCTCCTTCGCGGGTCGGGAGTTTGACCAGAACCTCTTGGCCGACCTACCCCCAGGTGTTGACCCCTGTGGGGAAAACGGGGAGTTCCACACCTTCGTCTACCAGGGGCCCCTGTTTCGCCACCCTGTGCTGTTTACCCCAGGCCAGCGGGTGGTGCGGGGACGCTGGGCCTACTGTGACCTTGTCCCGGAACAGGCACCCACCGGATAA
- the rpsO gene encoding 30S ribosomal protein S15 codes for MDKGRKAQLIKEFQTHSQDTGSTEVQVALLTERINALTEHLRQHKKDFHSRVGLLKLVGQRRRLLAYLAREDVHRYRALLARLGLRK; via the coding sequence GTGGACAAGGGGCGCAAGGCACAGCTGATCAAAGAGTTTCAGACGCATTCTCAAGATACTGGCTCCACCGAGGTGCAAGTGGCGCTGCTCACCGAGCGCATCAACGCTCTCACTGAGCACTTGCGCCAGCACAAGAAGGACTTTCACTCGCGAGTGGGTTTGTTGAAACTGGTGGGCCAGCGCAGGCGTCTGCTGGCCTATTTGGCACGGGAGGATGTGCACCGCTACCGGGCCCTCCTGGCGCGCCTGGGCCTGCGGAAGTAA
- a CDS encoding polyribonucleotide nucleotidyltransferase encodes MSREYRRFQCEVAGRLLTIETGHVAEQANGAVTVRMGDTVLLVTACMSPASREGTDFFPLTVDYEERLYAAGKIPGSFFRREARPSQEAILAARLTDRAIRPLFPKGFRNEVQIIATVLSVDMEHQPDILAGIGASAALAISDIPFDGPVGMCRVAVIGDHVVPLPSYSQLKESVLDLAVASVEDAVVMLEAGAKEVSEDVFLQAVRTGHEVNRVLIAFIQEMAQAVGRPKAPYIPAPSPDPALVHEILARFEAQVRHAVFSGAEKGERVAALDALQKEVSTAFQERFTPEQIGLAFHEAVRTVFRKGVLEEGRRPDGRGPRELRPITCQVGLLPRTHGTGLFRRGQTQVLTITTLGSLGERQELDTLSPEETKRYIHHYNFPPYSTGEVRRIGSPGRREIGHGALAERALLPLIPSEEEFPYTIRLVSEVMSSNGSTSMASVCGSSLSLMDAGVPIPRHVAGIAIGLVSDDKGRYQVLTDIQGLEDHEGDMDFKVAGTERGLTAVQMDVKIRGVGEAILRQALEQAREARVIILEKMTATIAQPRPTVSPYAPKVLRMTIPVDKIGALIGPGGKTIRSIIEQTKTTIDVEDDGTVLIGSPDPEALERARAVIANIIQEVKVGGIYTGRVTRLAPFGAFVEIFPGKEGLVPVAELSERRISRPEEEVKVGDEITVVVTEIDRLGRINLSRKALFRPPDTPAEPPPRPAPPSPRRPSPPPRPAGGPPSRPSPPAPRITPPSPPRRDGGWRPGPRRGP; translated from the coding sequence ATGTCAAGGGAGTATCGTCGTTTCCAGTGCGAGGTGGCGGGACGCCTCCTGACCATTGAGACTGGCCATGTGGCGGAACAAGCCAATGGGGCCGTAACAGTCCGAATGGGGGACACCGTCCTCCTGGTAACAGCGTGTATGTCCCCCGCGTCCCGAGAAGGGACGGACTTCTTCCCCCTGACAGTGGACTACGAGGAGCGCCTGTATGCGGCGGGGAAGATACCAGGGAGTTTCTTCCGCCGCGAGGCGCGCCCCAGTCAGGAGGCCATTCTGGCGGCACGGCTAACCGACCGCGCCATTCGCCCCCTCTTCCCCAAGGGCTTCCGCAACGAGGTGCAGATCATCGCCACAGTGTTGTCCGTGGATATGGAACACCAGCCCGATATCCTGGCGGGCATTGGGGCCTCGGCCGCTTTGGCCATATCCGACATCCCCTTTGACGGCCCCGTGGGCATGTGCCGTGTGGCGGTCATTGGAGACCACGTGGTGCCTTTGCCCTCTTACAGTCAGTTGAAGGAGAGCGTGCTGGACTTGGCGGTGGCCAGTGTGGAGGATGCGGTGGTGATGTTGGAGGCCGGGGCTAAGGAGGTCTCCGAGGATGTTTTCCTGCAGGCGGTGCGCACAGGCCACGAGGTCAATCGGGTTCTCATCGCCTTCATCCAGGAGATGGCCCAGGCAGTGGGCCGGCCCAAGGCCCCCTATATCCCCGCCCCGAGCCCTGACCCTGCCCTGGTGCACGAGATTTTGGCTCGGTTTGAGGCCCAGGTTCGCCACGCAGTGTTTAGCGGAGCCGAAAAGGGGGAGCGCGTAGCCGCCCTGGATGCTTTGCAGAAGGAAGTTAGCACAGCCTTCCAGGAGCGTTTCACTCCTGAGCAGATTGGGTTGGCTTTCCATGAAGCGGTGCGCACCGTCTTCCGCAAGGGGGTTTTGGAGGAGGGGCGCCGCCCCGACGGTCGCGGCCCTCGGGAGTTGCGCCCCATCACCTGCCAGGTGGGCCTCCTCCCCCGCACCCACGGCACGGGTCTGTTCCGGCGGGGCCAGACCCAGGTGCTGACGATCACCACCCTAGGCTCTTTGGGGGAGCGCCAGGAATTGGACACCCTCAGCCCCGAAGAGACGAAGCGCTATATCCACCACTACAACTTCCCCCCCTACTCCACCGGCGAGGTGCGCCGTATCGGTTCCCCAGGGCGTCGGGAAATTGGGCACGGTGCGTTGGCTGAGCGCGCCCTTCTTCCCCTCATCCCCTCTGAGGAGGAATTCCCCTACACCATTCGCCTCGTGTCAGAGGTGATGAGTTCTAACGGCTCCACCTCCATGGCCTCGGTGTGTGGCAGTAGCCTGTCATTGATGGACGCAGGGGTGCCTATCCCACGCCATGTGGCCGGCATCGCTATTGGCCTGGTATCCGACGACAAGGGGCGGTATCAGGTGCTCACGGATATCCAGGGCTTGGAGGACCACGAAGGGGATATGGACTTCAAGGTGGCGGGCACAGAGCGGGGTCTGACGGCGGTGCAGATGGATGTGAAAATTCGGGGCGTGGGTGAGGCCATCCTTCGCCAGGCCCTGGAGCAGGCGCGAGAGGCGCGCGTGATTATCCTGGAGAAGATGACGGCCACTATCGCTCAGCCCCGCCCCACCGTGAGCCCCTATGCCCCCAAGGTGCTGCGGATGACTATCCCCGTGGACAAAATCGGGGCCCTCATCGGCCCTGGCGGGAAGACCATCCGCTCCATTATTGAGCAGACCAAGACGACCATTGATGTGGAGGACGACGGCACGGTGCTCATCGGCTCGCCGGACCCGGAGGCTCTGGAGCGGGCGCGGGCGGTTATCGCCAACATTATCCAAGAGGTGAAGGTGGGGGGCATCTATACGGGGAGGGTAACACGCCTGGCCCCCTTCGGGGCGTTCGTAGAGATCTTCCCGGGCAAAGAGGGGCTGGTGCCTGTGGCCGAACTGAGCGAACGGCGCATCTCACGCCCCGAGGAGGAGGTGAAGGTGGGTGACGAGATAACAGTGGTGGTAACGGAGATAGACCGTTTGGGGCGCATCAACCTCTCCCGTAAGGCGCTGTTCCGTCCCCCCGATACCCCTGCGGAGCCCCCTCCCCGCCCTGCCCCGCCTTCTCCGCGGCGTCCCTCCCCTCCCCCACGCCCCGCGGGGGGCCCCCCCAGCCGCCCCAGTCCCCCCGCTCCCCGCATCACACCCCCATCCCCACCGAGACGGGATGGCGGATGGCGTCCCGGCCCCCGGAGGGGACCATGA
- the def gene encoding peptide deformylase — MAVLPIRRLPDPVLRQKAQPVQRIDDALRRLIADMVDTMRAARGVGLAANQVGILLQVAVIEIPEEGFVRVLINPRVVEREGVRELEEGCLSVPGYRGRVNRSVRVVVKAQDENGKAVRIVAEDNLLAQALEHETDHLNGVLYLDRLVRKDAIWRIPEAEAEAPPPQPARPRA; from the coding sequence TTGGCTGTCTTGCCCATTCGTCGGCTGCCCGATCCGGTTCTCCGCCAGAAGGCCCAGCCCGTCCAGCGGATAGATGATGCCCTCCGTCGGCTTATCGCAGATATGGTGGACACCATGCGCGCCGCCCGTGGGGTGGGTCTGGCGGCCAACCAGGTGGGCATCCTGCTCCAGGTTGCCGTGATTGAAATACCTGAGGAAGGCTTCGTGCGGGTGCTCATCAATCCCCGTGTGGTGGAGCGGGAAGGTGTGCGGGAGTTGGAGGAGGGGTGCCTCAGCGTGCCGGGCTATCGGGGTCGGGTGAACCGCTCAGTGCGGGTGGTGGTGAAAGCCCAGGATGAGAATGGTAAGGCCGTGCGCATCGTCGCCGAGGACAACCTGCTGGCGCAGGCTCTGGAGCATGAGACCGACCATTTGAACGGCGTCCTGTACTTGGACCGCCTGGTGCGCAAGGATGCCATCTGGCGCATCCCCGAGGCCGAGGCAGAGGCCCCACCCCCTCAACCCGCCCGTCCCCGTGCCTAA